A genomic window from Streptomyces sp. 846.5 includes:
- a CDS encoding nucleotide pyrophosphatase/phosphodiesterase family protein, with amino-acid sequence MTSTAILDPADAPVPAYGSGALSDLLPALAKGLGIPDAPETGLVLAPADRVCVFLVDGLGWEQLRAHPAEAPFLNSLLGSSLGGTGRPMTAGFPATTATSLASLGTGLPPGNHGLAGYLVRIPGERRLMNQLRWQPHVSPRTWQPHTTVFRLAERAGVATFQVSSPKFEFTPLTEVALSGGSFLGRLPGEERMDLAAECLGSADRTLVYTYYSELDGMGHRYGVDSDAWRGQLMAVDRLAQRLAEQLPPRSALYVTADHGMLDIAPGDRVDVDEDAELRSGLLLLGGEGRARHLYAHPGAEADLLAVWRERLGDRMWIAGRDEAIAAGWFGPVVEDRVYGRIGDVVAAAVADMAVIATRREPGESAMIGLHGSMTPAEQLVPLLEARR; translated from the coding sequence ATGACCTCCACCGCGATACTCGATCCCGCCGACGCGCCCGTTCCCGCCTACGGCAGCGGCGCCCTCAGCGATCTGCTGCCGGCCCTGGCCAAGGGCCTCGGCATCCCGGACGCCCCGGAGACCGGCCTGGTGCTGGCGCCGGCCGACCGTGTCTGCGTCTTCCTGGTGGACGGACTCGGCTGGGAGCAGCTGCGCGCCCACCCCGCCGAGGCGCCGTTCCTCAACTCACTGCTCGGCAGCTCCCTCGGCGGCACCGGCCGTCCCATGACCGCGGGCTTCCCGGCCACCACCGCGACCAGCCTGGCCTCGCTCGGCACCGGCCTGCCCCCGGGCAACCACGGCCTGGCCGGATACCTGGTGCGCATCCCCGGCGAGCGCCGGCTGATGAACCAGCTGCGCTGGCAGCCGCATGTCAGCCCGCGCACCTGGCAGCCGCACACCACGGTCTTCCGGCTCGCCGAGCGGGCGGGCGTGGCGACCTTCCAGGTGTCCTCGCCGAAGTTCGAGTTCACCCCGCTCACCGAGGTCGCCCTGTCCGGCGGCAGCTTCCTGGGCCGGCTCCCCGGCGAGGAGCGGATGGACCTTGCCGCCGAGTGCCTGGGCAGCGCCGACCGGACCCTGGTCTACACGTACTACAGCGAGCTCGACGGCATGGGCCACCGCTACGGCGTGGACTCCGACGCCTGGCGCGGCCAGCTGATGGCGGTGGACCGGCTGGCCCAGCGCCTCGCCGAGCAGCTCCCGCCCCGCTCGGCGCTCTATGTCACCGCGGACCACGGCATGCTCGACATCGCCCCGGGCGACCGCGTCGACGTGGACGAGGACGCCGAGCTGCGATCGGGGCTGCTGCTGCTCGGCGGCGAGGGCCGGGCCAGGCACCTCTACGCCCACCCCGGCGCCGAGGCCGACCTGCTGGCCGTGTGGCGCGAACGCCTCGGGGACCGGATGTGGATCGCCGGCCGCGACGAGGCCATCGCCGCCGGCTGGTTCGGCCCCGTGGTCGAGGACCGGGTGTACGGGCGGATCGGCGACGTGGTCGCCGCCGCCGTCGCCGACATGGCCGTGATCGCCACCCGCCGCGAGCCGGGGGAGTCCGCGATGATCGGGCTGCACGGTTCGATGACCCCGGCCGAACAGCTCGTCCCGTTGCTCGAAGCCCGGCGCTGA
- a CDS encoding DUF5998 family protein, translating to MAKTGMTTTQGLRSAIERSGYYPTLVIEAVESAVGAEPVTAFLVHQETTFDANEVRRHVTVLVLTDSRFIVSHTDEQGADDSSPVPYATTSTESVRIDRISSVVVSRVVANPETYTRGQLPREVVLTIGWGAVSRIDLEPAACGDPNCEADHGYTGSSTADDLSLRVSEAGDGPETVSQALTFAHALSEATVAAGAGA from the coding sequence ATGGCGAAGACCGGTATGACCACCACCCAGGGGCTGCGCTCCGCGATCGAGCGCAGCGGCTACTACCCGACCCTCGTCATCGAGGCCGTCGAGTCCGCGGTCGGAGCCGAGCCCGTCACCGCCTTCCTGGTCCACCAGGAGACCACCTTCGACGCCAACGAGGTCCGTCGGCACGTCACCGTCCTGGTCCTCACCGACAGCCGATTCATCGTCAGCCACACCGACGAGCAGGGCGCCGACGACAGCTCGCCGGTGCCGTACGCGACCACGTCCACCGAGAGCGTCCGCATCGACCGGATCTCCTCCGTCGTGGTCAGCCGAGTCGTCGCCAACCCGGAGACCTACACCCGGGGCCAGCTGCCCCGCGAGGTGGTGCTGACCATCGGCTGGGGCGCCGTCTCCCGGATCGACCTGGAGCCCGCCGCCTGCGGCGACCCCAACTGCGAGGCGGACCACGGCTACACCGGCTCCTCGACCGCCGACGACCTGTCGCTGCGGGTCAGCGAGGCGGGCGACGGCCCGGAGACGGTCTCCCAGGCGCTCACCTTCGCCCACGCCCTCTCCGAGGCCACGGTGGCCGCGGGCGCGGGCGCCTGA
- a CDS encoding GNAT family N-acetyltransferase: MTRTQDPSAGDPPPSYPAHWEADVVLRDGGTARIRPLTPDDAGRLVAFYTDVSDQSKYYRFFAPYPRLSDRDVRRFTHHDYVNRVGLAVLVRDEIIATVRFDRIDETGRPTETGTDAEVAFLVQDAHQGRGVASALLEHIAAVARERGIRRFIAEVLPDNRKMGKVFTDAGYTQHRSFADGVLHFELDLEPTEQSLAVMRSREHRAEARSTQRLLAPGSVAVIGAGRSPGGVGRSVLRNLVGSGFTGRVQAVNRNADTDELDGVPLRRGLAELPEPVDLAVVAVPADQVPAVVAECGAHGVQGLVVVTAGYAETGVAGRARQRDLVRQARAAGMRVIGPNAFGLLNTDPAVRLNASLSPQLPARGPLGVFSQSGAIGAALLEAAHRRGLGISSFASAGNRADVSGNDLLQYWEEDEATRVVLLYLESFGNPRKFSRIARRIAAEKPIVVIKGGRHTGSIPAGHAAAVIRIDDSTVDTLFQQAGVVRVDTITELYDAADLFAHQPLPAGDRIAVVGNSDSLGLLTHDAALSAGLRPLPPQDLTTSAGPEDFTAGLTAAIDRPDSDVVVAVVIPPIGAAALPRFPGSGLLEADRPSPGAPILDRIADALTTAAARANAAGKPLLLIHLALPELARPGLPAYPRPERAVRALAHAVRHSAWRRGNADTGRIPELDGVAEAPARRQVATALSSASEVQLDETASAALLAHYGIRVLCARPAADERSAVVAAAGLGYPVALKATGPGLRHRPDLGSVRLDLANETELRRAHRETTALLGPDAGLVVQPMAARGVDTVVSATVDPAVGAILSFGLAGAASELLGDLAHRLVPATDRDVAGLVREIKAAPLLFGWRGAEPVDTDALEELLLRVSQLVDDLPEIAALTLEPVVVAPHGLAVLGATVRLAHLPARTDLGPRALG, encoded by the coding sequence GTGACCCGTACGCAGGACCCGTCCGCCGGGGACCCGCCGCCCTCCTACCCGGCCCACTGGGAGGCGGACGTCGTCCTGCGCGACGGCGGCACCGCCAGGATCCGCCCGCTCACCCCGGACGACGCCGGCCGCCTGGTCGCCTTCTACACCGACGTCTCGGACCAGTCCAAGTACTACCGGTTCTTCGCACCCTACCCCCGGCTCTCCGACCGGGACGTCCGCCGGTTCACCCACCACGACTATGTCAACCGGGTCGGCCTGGCGGTCCTGGTCCGCGACGAGATCATCGCCACGGTCCGCTTCGACCGCATCGACGAGACCGGCCGCCCCACCGAGACCGGGACCGACGCCGAGGTCGCCTTCCTGGTCCAGGACGCCCACCAGGGCCGCGGCGTCGCCTCCGCGCTGCTGGAACACATTGCCGCAGTAGCCAGGGAACGCGGCATCCGCCGCTTCATCGCCGAGGTGCTGCCCGACAACCGCAAGATGGGCAAGGTCTTCACCGACGCCGGCTACACCCAGCACCGTAGCTTCGCCGACGGCGTGCTCCACTTCGAGCTGGACCTGGAGCCCACCGAGCAGTCCCTCGCGGTGATGCGCTCCCGCGAGCACCGGGCCGAGGCCCGGTCCACCCAGCGGCTGCTGGCCCCCGGCTCGGTCGCCGTCATCGGTGCGGGCCGCAGTCCGGGCGGCGTCGGCCGCAGTGTGCTGCGGAACCTGGTCGGCAGCGGTTTCACCGGGCGGGTCCAGGCCGTCAACCGCAACGCCGACACCGACGAACTGGACGGCGTGCCGCTCCGCCGCGGCCTCGCCGAACTGCCGGAGCCGGTGGACCTGGCGGTGGTCGCGGTCCCCGCCGACCAGGTCCCCGCCGTGGTCGCCGAGTGCGGGGCCCATGGTGTGCAGGGCCTGGTCGTGGTCACCGCCGGCTACGCCGAGACCGGGGTCGCCGGACGGGCCCGCCAGCGCGACCTGGTCCGCCAGGCCCGCGCCGCAGGGATGCGGGTCATCGGCCCCAACGCCTTCGGGCTGCTCAACACCGACCCCGCGGTCCGGCTGAACGCCTCCCTGTCGCCGCAGCTCCCGGCCCGGGGCCCGCTCGGCGTCTTCAGCCAGTCCGGCGCCATCGGCGCCGCCCTGCTGGAGGCCGCGCACCGGCGCGGCCTCGGCATCTCCAGCTTCGCCTCCGCCGGCAACCGCGCCGACGTCTCCGGCAACGACCTGCTGCAGTACTGGGAGGAGGACGAGGCGACCCGGGTGGTCCTGCTCTACCTGGAGTCCTTCGGCAACCCGCGCAAGTTCAGCCGGATCGCCCGCAGGATCGCCGCCGAGAAGCCGATCGTGGTGATCAAGGGCGGCCGCCACACCGGCAGCATCCCGGCGGGGCACGCGGCCGCCGTCATCCGCATCGACGACAGCACCGTGGACACCCTGTTCCAGCAGGCGGGGGTGGTCCGGGTGGACACCATCACCGAGCTCTACGACGCCGCCGACCTGTTCGCGCACCAGCCGCTGCCGGCCGGCGACCGGATCGCGGTGGTCGGCAACTCCGACTCGCTCGGGCTGCTCACCCATGACGCGGCGCTCAGCGCCGGACTGCGCCCGCTGCCGCCGCAGGACCTCACCACCAGCGCCGGCCCCGAGGACTTCACCGCAGGGCTGACCGCCGCCATCGACCGGCCCGACAGCGATGTCGTCGTCGCCGTCGTCATCCCGCCGATCGGCGCCGCCGCGCTGCCCAGGTTCCCCGGCTCCGGACTGCTGGAGGCGGACCGGCCGAGCCCGGGCGCACCCATCCTGGACCGGATCGCCGACGCCCTCACCACCGCCGCGGCCAGGGCCAACGCGGCGGGCAAGCCACTGCTGCTGATCCACCTGGCGCTGCCCGAGCTCGCCCGGCCCGGCCTGCCCGCGTACCCCCGCCCCGAACGGGCGGTCCGGGCACTGGCCCACGCGGTCCGCCACTCCGCCTGGCGCCGCGGCAACGCCGACACCGGCCGCATCCCCGAACTGGACGGCGTCGCCGAGGCGCCGGCCCGGCGCCAGGTCGCCACCGCACTGAGCAGCGCGTCCGAGGTACAGCTGGACGAGACGGCCTCCGCCGCGCTGCTCGCCCACTACGGCATCCGGGTGCTCTGCGCCCGCCCCGCCGCCGACGAGCGGTCAGCTGTCGTGGCAGCCGCCGGACTCGGCTACCCGGTGGCCCTCAAGGCGACCGGTCCCGGCCTGCGGCACCGCCCCGATCTGGGCAGCGTCCGCCTCGATCTGGCCAATGAGACCGAGCTGCGCCGCGCGCACCGGGAGACCACCGCGCTGCTGGGCCCGGACGCCGGGCTGGTGGTCCAGCCGATGGCCGCGCGCGGGGTGGACACCGTCGTCTCCGCAACCGTGGACCCGGCCGTCGGCGCCATCCTCTCCTTCGGCCTCGCCGGTGCCGCCTCCGAACTGCTCGGCGACCTGGCCCACCGGCTGGTCCCCGCGACCGACCGCGACGTCGCCGGGCTGGTCCGGGAGATCAAGGCGGCGCCGCTGCTGTTCGGCTGGCGCGGCGCGGAACCGGTCGACACCGACGCCCTGGAGGAGCTGCTGCTGCGGGTGTCCCAGCTGGTCGACGACCTGCCCGAGATCGCCGCGCTGACCCTGGAGCCGGTGGTCGTCGCCCCGCACGGTCTTGCCGTCCTCGGCGCCACGGTCCGGCTGGCCCACCTCCCGGCCCGCACCGACCTCGGCCCCCGGGCCCTCGGCTGA
- a CDS encoding HPr family phosphocarrier protein, with product MAERHVTIGWAEGLHARPASVFVRAASAVGVPLTISKVGGTPVNAASMLALLGLGAQGGEEVVLTSDAEGADAALDRMAKLVSEGLDELPPA from the coding sequence ATGGCCGAGCGCCACGTCACCATCGGCTGGGCCGAGGGCCTGCACGCCCGTCCCGCCTCCGTCTTCGTCCGCGCGGCGAGTGCCGTCGGCGTTCCGCTCACCATCTCCAAGGTCGGCGGGACCCCGGTCAACGCCGCCTCGATGCTGGCGCTGCTGGGCCTGGGCGCGCAGGGCGGCGAGGAGGTCGTGCTCACCTCGGACGCCGAGGGTGCCGACGCCGCGCTGGACCGGATGGCCAAACTGGTCAGCGAGGGTCTCGACGAACTGCCCCCGGCCTGA
- a CDS encoding AMP-binding protein, with protein MVDSAYREFKAARDHLLRHRGDLAGARDFPRPRAEHFNWALDWFDQEAAGNDAVALRVVDLDADGGVLRETALGFAELSRRSDQVAGWLAAQGVGRGDRVLLLLGNRVALWETMLAAIKLGAVVIPASTLLSPEDLADRVARGAVRFVVAEAALVGGFAAVDGLGTRWTGIAVDGPAEDWLRYEDSYAHRGEFRPTGVTRADDPLLLYFTSGTTSSPKLVQHTHRSYPVGHLSTMYWIGLRAGDVHLNVSSPGWAKHAWSNFFAPWNAGAEILIVNQPRFAARPLLDAMARLGVTSFCAPPTVWRMLVLEDLTQWKVPLRELVGAGEPLNPEIIERVRDAWGVVLRDGFGQTETTAQVGNPPGIEVHPGSMGLPLPGYEIALVDPVTGAVVTEPGAEGEICLPLASEPLGLMTGYQDDPERQAAATAGGFYHTGDVAFREADGYITYVGRTDDVFKSSDYRISPFELESVLIEHPAVAEAAVVPSPDPVRLSVPKAYLVTAPGYEPDAETARSVLEFARARLAPYKRVRRVEFAALPKTVSGKIRRIELRGREDDLHGGPDAPERGPGRGRTEFWEEDFPREQP; from the coding sequence GTGGTGGACAGCGCCTACCGGGAGTTCAAGGCCGCGCGGGACCATCTGCTGCGGCACCGCGGCGACCTCGCCGGAGCGCGGGACTTCCCCCGGCCCCGCGCGGAGCACTTCAACTGGGCGCTGGACTGGTTCGACCAGGAGGCGGCCGGGAACGACGCCGTCGCGCTGCGGGTCGTCGACCTCGACGCCGACGGCGGCGTGCTGCGCGAGACCGCGCTGGGCTTCGCCGAGCTGAGCCGCCGCTCGGACCAGGTCGCCGGCTGGCTCGCCGCCCAGGGCGTCGGGCGCGGCGACCGGGTACTGCTGCTCCTGGGCAACCGGGTCGCGCTGTGGGAGACCATGCTCGCCGCGATCAAGCTCGGCGCTGTGGTGATCCCCGCCAGCACCCTGCTCTCCCCCGAGGACCTCGCCGACCGGGTCGCCCGCGGCGCAGTGCGCTTCGTCGTCGCCGAGGCGGCGCTGGTCGGCGGATTCGCCGCAGTGGACGGCCTGGGGACCCGCTGGACCGGGATCGCGGTCGACGGACCGGCCGAGGACTGGCTCCGCTACGAGGACTCCTACGCCCACAGGGGCGAGTTCCGGCCGACCGGGGTCACCAGGGCGGACGACCCGTTGCTGCTCTACTTCACCTCGGGCACCACCAGCAGCCCCAAGCTGGTGCAGCACACCCACCGTTCGTACCCGGTGGGTCACCTCTCCACGATGTACTGGATCGGGCTGCGCGCCGGCGACGTCCACCTCAACGTCTCCTCCCCCGGCTGGGCCAAGCACGCCTGGAGCAACTTCTTCGCGCCGTGGAACGCCGGGGCCGAGATCCTGATCGTCAATCAGCCGCGCTTCGCCGCGCGCCCGCTGCTGGACGCCATGGCCCGGCTCGGGGTCACCTCCTTCTGCGCGCCGCCGACGGTCTGGCGGATGCTGGTGCTGGAGGACCTGACGCAGTGGAAGGTGCCGCTGCGTGAACTCGTCGGGGCGGGCGAGCCACTGAACCCGGAGATCATCGAGCGGGTCCGGGACGCCTGGGGCGTGGTGCTGCGGGACGGCTTCGGCCAGACCGAGACCACAGCGCAGGTGGGCAACCCGCCCGGGATCGAGGTCCACCCCGGCTCGATGGGACTGCCGCTGCCCGGGTACGAGATCGCCCTGGTCGACCCGGTGACCGGCGCGGTCGTCACCGAGCCCGGCGCCGAGGGCGAGATCTGCCTGCCGCTGGCGAGCGAGCCGCTGGGCCTGATGACGGGCTACCAGGACGACCCGGAGCGGCAGGCCGCGGCCACGGCGGGCGGTTTCTACCACACCGGGGACGTGGCGTTCCGGGAGGCCGACGGGTACATCACCTACGTCGGCCGCACCGACGACGTGTTCAAGTCCTCGGACTACCGGATCTCGCCGTTCGAGCTGGAGAGCGTGCTGATCGAGCACCCCGCGGTGGCCGAGGCGGCCGTGGTCCCCTCACCGGATCCGGTGCGGCTGTCGGTGCCCAAGGCGTACCTGGTGACGGCTCCCGGGTACGAGCCGGACGCGGAGACCGCACGCTCGGTCCTGGAGTTCGCCAGGGCCCGGCTGGCCCCTTACAAGCGGGTCCGGCGGGTGGAGTTCGCCGCGCTGCCCAAGACGGTCTCCGGCAAGATCAGGAGGATCGAACTGCGCGGCCGCGAGGACGACCTCCACGGCGGTCCGGACGCCCCGGAGCGCGGTCCCGGCCGCGGCCGAACCGAGTTCTGGGAGGAGGATTTCCCCCGGGAACAGCCCTGA
- a CDS encoding ATP-grasp domain-containing protein, which produces MNHPLRIWLNRTYAENAFFIGLLRENRDDVELEIHASHIDADSPVLRAADVSSLEPEQLSPAAYVEFALDYCTRHGIRLFLPRLHQYAVAARREDFAAVGTTVLSPPSEAIELFSDKATAYGKLAAAGLPVPPWWRVHDADELLAAVEEIEAAGDKPCLKPVTGAGGEGFRVLSRSPFSLARLAGAPSWYVPLELVVRALEDAPEERPVDWLVMPHLAGPEVSVDCLADADGRLRGAVGRSKEGRRRGFTLDPAYLEPTELLVETFGLAYLTNVQFRHHHGVPMLLDINTRPSGGLHQLSRCGVNFPWAAMQLALGQEPTDITVGPGSLGDDYTLISTPYPAPARQLPIPAPRHPYAEETAAPAPMPAQGTVTQVTGIIAESV; this is translated from the coding sequence TTGAACCACCCGCTGCGCATCTGGCTGAACCGGACCTACGCCGAGAACGCTTTCTTCATCGGCCTGTTGAGAGAGAACCGCGACGACGTCGAGCTGGAGATCCACGCCAGCCATATCGACGCGGACTCGCCGGTGCTGAGGGCCGCCGACGTCTCCTCACTGGAACCGGAACAGCTGTCACCGGCAGCGTATGTGGAGTTCGCGCTGGACTACTGCACCCGGCACGGCATCCGGCTGTTCCTCCCCCGGCTGCACCAGTACGCCGTGGCGGCCCGGCGTGAGGACTTCGCCGCCGTGGGCACCACCGTGCTGAGCCCGCCGAGCGAGGCCATCGAGCTGTTCAGCGACAAGGCGACGGCCTACGGGAAGCTGGCCGCGGCCGGGCTGCCGGTGCCGCCCTGGTGGCGGGTGCACGACGCCGACGAACTGCTGGCGGCCGTGGAGGAGATCGAGGCGGCCGGCGACAAGCCCTGCCTCAAGCCGGTGACCGGCGCCGGCGGCGAGGGCTTCCGGGTGCTGTCGCGCAGCCCGTTCTCGCTGGCCCGGCTGGCCGGTGCGCCCAGCTGGTACGTGCCGCTGGAGCTGGTGGTCCGGGCGCTGGAGGACGCGCCGGAGGAGCGTCCGGTGGACTGGCTGGTGATGCCGCACCTGGCCGGCCCCGAGGTGTCGGTGGACTGCCTGGCCGACGCGGACGGGCGGCTGCGCGGCGCGGTCGGCCGCAGCAAGGAGGGCCGCCGGCGCGGCTTCACCCTGGACCCGGCGTACCTGGAGCCCACCGAGCTGCTGGTGGAGACCTTCGGACTGGCCTATCTGACCAATGTTCAGTTCCGGCACCACCACGGCGTCCCGATGCTGCTGGACATCAACACCCGGCCCTCTGGCGGCCTGCACCAGCTCTCCCGGTGCGGGGTGAACTTCCCCTGGGCGGCGATGCAGCTGGCGCTGGGCCAGGAGCCGACCGACATCACGGTCGGCCCCGGCTCTCTCGGCGACGACTACACCCTGATCTCGACGCCCTACCCGGCACCGGCCCGGCAGCTGCCGATCCCGGCCCCGAGGCACCCGTACGCCGAGGAGACCGCGGCCCCGGCGCCGATGCCGGCCCAGGGGACGGTGACGCAGGTCACCGGGATCATCGCGGAGTCGGTGTGA
- a CDS encoding aminoglycoside phosphotransferase family protein — protein MVTSPTQRPLTPELAAELVERSLGQGLGSRVTGASELGGGTFASVWRVELADGRAVVLKTSPPTGAVLLRYEHGLLGAEAEYFRRVHRALAGIPVPEVLHLGTDRDLCDGDWLVMSLLPGTPLSVLDAGPAADGAVRYELGQALARLHTLEGTRFGYPGEGRRHAPTWRAAFLGIIDDLLADAEQLGSELPVPAAEIRRTIGAAAGVLDEVRRPTPVHFDLWDGNVLAEPRLDGTGLRLSGLVDGERWLYGDPLVDFVSPVLFGAIEDEDGHPLLRGYASVAREQGEWTWDAGSVARVRLYRAWLYLVMNVELPTRGPGEAERSAGLATLLKTALDAVAG, from the coding sequence ATGGTGACGAGCCCGACCCAGCGCCCGCTGACCCCGGAGCTCGCGGCTGAGCTGGTGGAGCGCTCGCTCGGCCAGGGTCTGGGCAGCCGGGTGACCGGGGCGTCTGAGCTGGGCGGCGGTACCTTCGCCTCGGTCTGGCGGGTCGAGCTCGCGGACGGCCGCGCCGTGGTGCTCAAGACCTCGCCGCCGACCGGCGCGGTGCTGCTCCGCTACGAGCACGGGCTGCTGGGCGCGGAGGCCGAGTACTTCCGACGGGTGCACCGCGCGCTGGCCGGGATCCCGGTCCCCGAGGTACTTCATCTCGGCACGGACCGGGACCTCTGCGACGGCGACTGGCTGGTGATGTCGCTGCTGCCGGGCACACCACTCAGCGTGCTCGACGCCGGACCGGCCGCCGACGGCGCCGTCCGCTACGAACTGGGCCAGGCCCTGGCCCGGCTGCACACCCTGGAGGGGACCCGGTTCGGCTACCCCGGCGAGGGCCGTCGCCATGCGCCGACCTGGCGTGCGGCCTTCCTCGGGATCATCGACGACCTGCTCGCGGACGCGGAGCAGCTGGGCTCCGAGCTCCCGGTGCCCGCGGCCGAGATTCGACGCACCATCGGTGCGGCCGCCGGTGTCCTGGACGAGGTACGGCGCCCCACCCCGGTCCACTTCGACCTGTGGGACGGCAATGTGCTCGCCGAACCACGCCTCGACGGCACCGGGCTGCGGCTGTCCGGCCTGGTGGACGGCGAGCGCTGGCTCTACGGCGACCCGCTGGTGGACTTCGTCTCACCGGTGCTCTTCGGGGCGATCGAGGACGAGGACGGGCATCCGCTGCTGCGGGGCTATGCGTCCGTCGCCCGCGAGCAGGGCGAGTGGACCTGGGACGCCGGGTCCGTGGCCCGGGTGCGGCTCTACCGGGCCTGGCTCTACCTGGTGATGAACGTGGAGCTGCCGACCAGAGGGCCCGGCGAGGCCGAGCGCAGCGCCGGCCTGGCCACGCTGCTGAAGACGGCGCTGGACGCGGTCGCGGGGTAG
- a CDS encoding carbon-nitrogen hydrolase family protein encodes MSLLHPEPLGVAMLQSSGQLRATKANCDLIEDAARRAADAGARLLITSEMFLTGYAIGDDVHRLAEPADGPSARRIADIAAATGVAIAYGYPELGPSGEVYNSVRLVGPGGEPLANYRKSHLFGDFERAHFTPGDEPVVQAELHGTRIGLMICYDVEFPENVRAHALAGTDLLVVPTAQMHPYELVAETVVPVRAFESQLYVAYVNRIGTEGEFDFVGLTCLAGPDGAVRARADQGEELLIADVDPALLHASRTANPYLHDRRPELYTSLTR; translated from the coding sequence ATGTCCCTGTTGCACCCCGAGCCGCTCGGCGTCGCCATGCTCCAGAGCTCAGGGCAGCTCCGCGCGACCAAAGCCAACTGCGACCTGATCGAGGACGCGGCCCGACGCGCGGCCGACGCGGGCGCCCGGCTGCTGATCACGTCGGAGATGTTCCTGACCGGCTACGCCATCGGGGACGACGTACACCGCCTGGCGGAGCCCGCCGACGGGCCCAGCGCCCGACGCATCGCCGACATCGCCGCGGCGACCGGGGTCGCCATCGCCTACGGCTACCCCGAGCTCGGCCCCTCGGGCGAGGTCTACAACTCGGTCCGACTGGTCGGCCCTGGGGGCGAACCGCTGGCGAACTACCGGAAGTCGCACCTCTTCGGCGACTTCGAGCGCGCCCATTTCACACCCGGCGACGAGCCCGTCGTCCAGGCCGAACTGCACGGCACCCGGATCGGCCTGATGATCTGCTACGACGTGGAGTTCCCGGAGAACGTCCGCGCCCACGCCCTCGCCGGCACCGACCTGCTGGTGGTGCCCACCGCCCAGATGCACCCGTACGAACTGGTCGCCGAGACCGTCGTGCCGGTCCGCGCCTTCGAGAGCCAGCTCTACGTGGCCTACGTCAACAGGATCGGCACCGAGGGCGAGTTCGACTTCGTCGGCCTCACCTGCCTGGCCGGCCCCGACGGCGCCGTCCGCGCCCGCGCCGACCAAGGCGAGGAACTCCTCATCGCCGACGTGGACCCCGCCCTCCTCCACGCCTCCCGCACCGCCAACCCCTACCTCCACGACCGCCGCCCCGAGCTCTACACCTCGCTGACCCGATAG
- a CDS encoding RtcB family protein has translation MSYTEVPGVRVPIRMWADPATVESQAMQQLRNISSLPWIAGLAVMPDVHLGKGATVGSVIAMKGAVCPAAVGVDIGCGMSAVKTSLTARDLPDNLSRLRSAIERTIPVGRGLHSDPVDPRKLHGFPAAGWDQFWSRFDGVADAVKWRRERAMQQMGTLGSGNHYIEVLLDSSGSVWLTLHSGSRNIGKELAEHHMGIAQGLPHNQGLVDRDLAVFIADTPQMQAYREDLFWAQEYAKHNRSVMMALFQDVVRKEFPKAKVAFDQVISCHHNYVSEERYDGQDLLVTRKGAIRAGSGDFGIIPGSMGTSSFIVKGLGNEAAFNSASHGAGRKMSRSAAKRKFGVRDLEEQTRGVECRKDSGVVDEIPGAYKSIEKVMSQQTDLVEIVAQLKQVVCVKG, from the coding sequence ATGTCCTACACCGAAGTACCTGGCGTCCGGGTCCCGATCCGGATGTGGGCGGACCCGGCCACCGTCGAGAGCCAGGCCATGCAGCAGCTGCGGAACATCTCCTCGCTGCCGTGGATCGCCGGCCTCGCCGTGATGCCGGACGTCCACCTCGGCAAGGGCGCCACCGTGGGCTCCGTCATCGCGATGAAGGGCGCGGTCTGCCCGGCCGCGGTCGGCGTCGACATCGGCTGCGGGATGAGCGCGGTCAAGACCTCGCTCACCGCCCGCGACCTCCCCGACAACCTCAGCCGGCTCCGCTCGGCCATCGAGCGGACCATCCCGGTCGGCCGCGGCCTGCACTCCGACCCGGTCGACCCGCGCAAGCTGCACGGTTTCCCGGCAGCGGGGTGGGACCAGTTCTGGTCCCGCTTCGACGGCGTCGCGGACGCGGTGAAGTGGCGGCGCGAGCGGGCGATGCAGCAGATGGGGACGCTCGGGTCGGGCAACCACTACATCGAAGTCCTGCTGGACTCGTCGGGATCGGTCTGGCTGACGCTGCACTCCGGCTCCCGGAACATCGGCAAGGAACTGGCGGAGCACCACATGGGCATCGCCCAGGGTCTGCCCCACAACCAGGGCCTGGTCGACCGCGACTTGGCGGTCTTCATCGCGGACACCCCGCAGATGCAGGCCTACCGCGAGGACCTGTTCTGGGCGCAGGAGTATGCCAAGCACAACCGCTCGGTGATGATGGCGCTGTTCCAGGACGTCGTCCGCAAGGAGTTCCCCAAGGCGAAGGTCGCCTTCGACCAGGTGATCAGCTGCCACCACAACTACGTCAGCGAGGAGCGCTACGACGGCCAGGACCTGCTGGTCACCCGGAAGGGCGCGATCCGGGCCGGTTCGGGGGACTTCGGCATCATCCCCGGCTCGATGGGAACCAGCTCCTTCATCGTCAAGGGTCTGGGCAACGAGGCCGCGTTCAACTCCGCCTCGCACGGGGCCGGACGGAAGATGAGCCGCTCGGCGGCCAAGCGCAAGTTCGGCGTGCGGGACCTGGAGGAGCAGACCCGGGGCGTGGAGTGCCGCAAGGACTCCGGCGTCGTGGACGAGATCCCGGGCGCGTACAAGTCGATCGAGAAGGTGATGTCCCAGCAGACCGACCTGGTCGAGATCGTCGCCCAGCTCAAGCAGGTCGTCTGCGTCAAGGGCTGA